One Nocardia farcinica genomic region harbors:
- a CDS encoding cytochrome P450 produces the protein MSTPTSLDGLDFAFHDLPDLHATLADLRRRAPWATVPFAGSRGILLLTHDLVAAAFKDEVTFPAAVTYRLTTGPVLGHTLQCMQGREHRIARGIATPPLRRAKVAALVEPLLEPLAHELIDDFADRGTADLVAEFTTRYPVLVISRLLGLPNADEATVHRWARDLFHFPLDPDAARRASREFTAYVTPVLAERRRAPGDDLISLLVTTSAEGEHLTDEQVLSFLRLLFPAGADTTMLGLGNILSALLTHPEQLARVAADPDEWVRWAVWEGLRWEPPVGLLPRACPEAVEWHGISIPAGTPMIFAITAAHRDPGHYPDPDRFDITRQATAMLSFGQGPHSCPGNWLALAELTTALGALLARLPGLRLRPGAADRARVTSQVGTALRGPNALAVEWDR, from the coding sequence ATGTCAACACCGACCAGCCTCGACGGTCTCGATTTCGCCTTCCACGACCTACCGGACCTGCATGCCACCCTCGCCGACCTGCGCCGCCGCGCACCCTGGGCGACGGTGCCGTTCGCGGGCTCGCGCGGGATCCTGCTGCTGACGCACGACCTGGTCGCGGCCGCCTTCAAGGACGAGGTCACCTTCCCCGCCGCCGTCACCTACCGGCTCACCACCGGACCCGTGCTCGGGCACACCCTGCAATGCATGCAGGGCAGGGAGCACCGCATCGCCCGCGGCATCGCCACCCCGCCGTTGCGCCGCGCCAAGGTAGCCGCACTGGTCGAGCCGCTGCTGGAGCCGCTCGCGCACGAGCTGATCGACGACTTCGCCGACCGGGGCACCGCCGATCTGGTCGCCGAATTCACCACCCGCTACCCGGTACTGGTGATCAGCAGACTGCTCGGCCTGCCGAACGCCGACGAGGCGACCGTGCACCGCTGGGCGCGCGATCTGTTCCACTTTCCGCTCGACCCCGACGCCGCACGACGCGCCTCCCGCGAATTCACCGCCTACGTCACGCCGGTCCTGGCCGAGCGCAGACGTGCCCCGGGCGACGACCTGATCTCGCTGCTGGTCACCACCTCGGCGGAGGGGGAGCACCTCACCGACGAACAGGTGCTCTCGTTCCTGCGCCTGCTGTTCCCGGCCGGTGCCGACACCACGATGCTCGGGCTCGGCAACATCCTCTCGGCGCTGCTCACCCACCCCGAGCAGCTGGCCAGGGTCGCCGCCGACCCGGACGAATGGGTGCGGTGGGCGGTCTGGGAGGGGCTGCGATGGGAGCCCCCGGTCGGCCTGCTGCCGCGCGCCTGCCCGGAAGCGGTTGAGTGGCACGGCATCTCGATCCCGGCGGGCACGCCGATGATCTTCGCGATCACCGCCGCACACCGCGATCCCGGCCACTACCCCGACCCGGATCGGTTCGACATCACCCGGCAGGCGACGGCGATGCTCTCGTTCGGGCAGGGCCCGCACAGCTGCCCCGGCAACTGGCTCGCCCTCGCGGAACTCACCACCGCGCTCGGTGCGTTGCTGGCGCGCCTGCCCGGACTCCGCCTGCGGCCCGGCGCCGCCGACCGGGCCCGGGTGACCAGTCAGGTCGGCACGGCGTTGCGCGGACCGAACGCGCTGGCCGTCGAATGGGACCGCTGA